One stretch of Marinobacterium iners DNA includes these proteins:
- a CDS encoding DNA-binding protein — MDKELKAALFAAADRCLLAGEAPTPERLKIDLGEQCNAVQTINTGLIEWWQLLPARVRLSDTSPHIPDMPDAMKQTFSRIWHQAVQEAHTELSLQMQRPDPSLDQAQRACDDALRRTQGEVGELEARYREQGVKLDQAREQTQALEAEIQVLRQNLGNETTLRKKEEQLRSNVDQELAHLRKAHEDAKRVFDQRIRDEQRHGLETVAKAEVDTRYYRNALEKLRDESGRREGELTRDIHELQGLLARRDVKVETQTTQIKSQDEELRKLKAQDVQQQREFAQLNAQLLTETNRSKRLEERVRQLEEELQRLNQKQVGLNSESGRRENQLRSLLKEKEEQLLQAQGRAGTLEKRVAGLEEENKRLKNRA; from the coding sequence ATGGATAAAGAACTGAAAGCGGCACTTTTTGCTGCTGCCGATCGTTGTCTTCTGGCGGGTGAAGCGCCCACCCCGGAGCGTCTGAAAATTGACCTGGGGGAACAGTGCAACGCGGTACAGACAATTAACACGGGGCTGATTGAGTGGTGGCAGTTACTTCCAGCGCGTGTACGTCTTAGTGATACCAGTCCTCACATCCCCGATATGCCGGATGCGATGAAACAGACGTTCAGTAGAATTTGGCACCAGGCGGTACAGGAAGCCCACACCGAACTAAGCTTGCAGATGCAGCGCCCGGATCCTTCACTGGATCAGGCACAGCGTGCCTGTGACGACGCCTTGCGCCGTACTCAAGGTGAAGTAGGGGAGCTGGAAGCCCGTTACCGAGAACAGGGAGTCAAGCTCGACCAGGCGCGTGAGCAGACTCAGGCATTGGAAGCGGAAATTCAGGTACTGCGTCAGAACCTGGGTAACGAAACGACATTGCGAAAAAAGGAAGAGCAGCTGCGCTCCAATGTCGACCAGGAGTTGGCGCACCTTCGCAAGGCACACGAAGATGCCAAGCGTGTATTTGATCAGCGTATTCGTGATGAGCAGCGACACGGACTGGAAACGGTTGCCAAGGCTGAAGTTGATACCCGCTACTATCGCAACGCGCTTGAAAAACTGCGTGATGAATCCGGGCGCAGAGAAGGTGAGCTGACCCGAGATATACATGAGCTCCAGGGGCTGCTGGCACGACGCGATGTCAAAGTGGAAACCCAGACAACTCAAATCAAAAGTCAGGATGAGGAACTGCGCAAACTGAAGGCGCAGGATGTTCAGCAGCAGCGAGAATTCGCGCAGCTCAATGCGCAGCTTCTTACCGAGACCAACCGCAGCAAGCGTCTCGAAGAACGTGTACGGCAGCTTGAAGAAGAATTACAGCGACTGAACCAGAAGCAGGTTGGCCTTAACAGCGAGAGCGGCCGTCGCGAGAATCAGCTTCGCAGCCTGCTTAAAGAGAAAGAAGAGCAGCTGCTCCAGGCTCAAGGGCGTGCAGGAACACTGGAGAAACGAGTGGCGGGGCTGGAAGAGGAAAACAAACGCTTGAAAAATCGCGCCTGA
- the rne gene encoding ribonuclease E, whose amino-acid sequence MKRMLINATQPEELRVALVDGQRLFDLDIESDSREQKKANIYKGRITRVEPSLEAAFVDFGAERHGFLPLKEIAREYFCKQPERGQRPNIKEMVKEGTEVIVQVDKEERGNKGAALTTFISLAGRYLVLMPNNPRAGGISRRIEGDDRAQLKEALSGVNIPDGMGAIVRTAGIGRSSEELQWDLDYLITLWDAVKEVNQRPAPFLVYQESNVVIRAIRDYLRADIGEVLIDNPTVYEQAVLFAQQVMPSYENRIKLYKEQTPLFNRFQIESQIETAFEREVKLPSGGSIVIDPTEALVSIDINSARATRGGDIEETALQTNLEAAEEIARQLRLRDIGGLIVIDFIDMTPIKNQREVENRLRDSLKLDRARVQMGRISRFGLLEMSRQRLRPSLSESRGMVCPRCHGQGTIRDTESLALSILRLIEEESSKDRTSQIRAILPVTVATYLLNEKRHEVHNAELRHQVRVVIVPNPNMETPHYEVVRLRDDHTIATTHDASYTLQPEIEVETPDPGRVVPVKREQAAVKAVVPPTRAPQGKTEANTAVAAPEKPTAQTPSVTAAPAAASASFGERVLTTLRTLFGGKAESAPAKDNKQEAQPGISSNNDANDNRTSRGNRDSGRDNKRRARERRENDRRRNSRERRDSDEVITVERDANLPPIGETSNGDKDKKENNGRSRRRRSRNRRDEQSPRQENTSAEDNQSSNTPESKSEALQSQASQAEVTEEGSRSRRRGRRRRNTEQRSATRTPLPQEMRDEKAEDEIQTLLAEDKITNATLAVPDAAEQTEVVTAEVSPAAMHDSADQVHAAAKPQVAETATEAVETLAIENEPSTAQQESSTKEEAVSAATSAEAVPDVPAPEETATSSATEAEPADEQPSAVEKAAAAEQSASVDTATEAESNEQADNSSERKRSSRSRGRDRRGRGKSRQDKTADAEQTQPATDAENSSAAEMVEESVQSVPDTAVELFAQSEDDTPKVAVESPATDQHSDQEANRNEAAEIDPATVETHAVKAELQPAESESESESESESESESESESESESESDNQQPAATEEKAEAETEANETKAEADDTASTKPVSRRRARRAPNDPREVRRRQQADNKDGDL is encoded by the coding sequence ATGAAAAGAATGCTTATCAACGCAACTCAGCCCGAAGAGTTGCGCGTTGCGCTGGTTGACGGCCAGCGTCTGTTCGATCTGGATATAGAATCCGACAGTCGCGAACAGAAAAAAGCCAACATCTACAAAGGCCGCATCACCCGGGTTGAACCCAGCCTGGAGGCGGCTTTTGTTGATTTTGGTGCAGAACGCCATGGCTTTTTGCCGCTTAAAGAGATCGCCCGCGAATACTTCTGCAAGCAGCCCGAACGTGGCCAGCGTCCCAACATCAAGGAAATGGTCAAGGAAGGCACTGAGGTCATCGTTCAGGTCGATAAGGAAGAGCGTGGCAACAAAGGGGCAGCGCTGACTACTTTCATCAGCCTTGCTGGTCGCTATCTTGTTCTGATGCCTAACAACCCACGTGCCGGCGGCATTTCTCGCCGCATCGAGGGTGACGACCGCGCTCAGCTCAAGGAGGCGCTGTCAGGTGTCAATATCCCTGACGGCATGGGCGCCATTGTGCGCACCGCTGGCATTGGTCGCAGTTCTGAAGAACTGCAGTGGGATCTGGATTACCTGATTACCCTTTGGGATGCCGTCAAGGAGGTTAATCAGCGCCCTGCTCCCTTCCTGGTCTATCAGGAAAGCAACGTGGTCATTCGCGCCATCCGTGATTACCTGCGCGCTGACATCGGCGAAGTGCTGATTGACAACCCAACCGTGTACGAACAGGCCGTTCTGTTTGCACAGCAGGTGATGCCGAGTTACGAGAACCGCATCAAGCTGTACAAGGAGCAGACTCCGCTGTTCAACCGTTTCCAGATTGAAAGCCAGATCGAGACCGCGTTTGAACGAGAAGTCAAACTTCCTTCCGGTGGCTCCATTGTTATCGATCCCACTGAAGCGCTGGTATCTATCGACATCAACTCTGCCCGCGCAACCCGCGGTGGTGACATCGAAGAAACCGCATTACAGACCAACCTGGAGGCGGCCGAGGAGATCGCACGCCAGCTTCGCCTGCGTGATATCGGCGGACTTATCGTAATCGATTTCATCGATATGACGCCGATCAAAAACCAGCGTGAAGTGGAGAACCGCCTGCGCGATTCACTCAAACTTGACCGCGCCCGCGTTCAGATGGGACGAATTTCACGCTTCGGTCTGCTTGAAATGTCACGTCAGCGTCTTCGTCCTTCACTGAGTGAGTCTCGTGGCATGGTCTGTCCGCGCTGCCACGGTCAGGGGACTATTCGCGATACGGAATCACTGGCACTGTCGATTCTGCGCCTGATTGAAGAAGAATCCTCCAAGGATCGCACATCACAGATTCGTGCCATCCTGCCAGTCACCGTTGCCACCTATCTGCTCAATGAAAAACGTCATGAGGTGCACAACGCCGAACTGCGTCATCAGGTGCGTGTCGTTATCGTACCCAACCCGAACATGGAAACACCGCACTACGAAGTGGTTCGCCTGCGTGACGATCATACAATTGCCACCACCCATGATGCGAGCTACACCCTGCAGCCAGAGATCGAGGTAGAAACACCTGATCCTGGTCGTGTCGTGCCGGTGAAGCGCGAGCAGGCTGCCGTGAAAGCGGTTGTACCACCCACTCGCGCACCACAGGGAAAAACCGAAGCAAACACTGCCGTGGCAGCTCCTGAAAAGCCCACTGCCCAGACCCCGTCTGTCACAGCAGCACCTGCCGCCGCTTCGGCCTCTTTTGGTGAACGCGTACTGACTACATTGCGCACTCTGTTCGGAGGCAAGGCCGAGTCTGCTCCAGCCAAGGATAATAAGCAGGAAGCACAGCCCGGTATCTCAAGCAATAATGATGCAAACGACAACCGCACCAGCCGAGGCAATCGTGACAGCGGTCGTGACAATAAGCGCCGCGCACGTGAGCGCCGCGAGAATGATCGTCGCCGCAACAGCCGTGAGCGTCGTGACAGCGATGAGGTCATTACGGTTGAGCGTGATGCCAATCTGCCACCGATTGGCGAAACCAGCAACGGAGACAAAGACAAGAAAGAAAACAATGGCCGCAGCCGCCGCCGTCGCAGTCGCAACCGTCGCGATGAGCAGTCACCCCGTCAGGAGAATACCTCAGCTGAGGACAACCAGAGCAGTAATACACCTGAAAGCAAGTCTGAGGCACTGCAATCTCAAGCATCCCAGGCCGAGGTAACAGAAGAAGGCAGCCGCAGCCGTCGTCGTGGACGCCGTCGTCGTAACACCGAACAACGCAGCGCCACTCGTACACCTCTACCTCAGGAAATGCGTGACGAAAAGGCTGAAGACGAAATTCAGACTCTGCTTGCTGAAGACAAGATCACCAATGCTACCTTGGCAGTGCCTGATGCTGCTGAGCAAACTGAAGTGGTGACGGCCGAGGTCAGCCCTGCAGCGATGCACGATTCTGCAGATCAGGTACACGCTGCCGCCAAGCCGCAAGTCGCTGAGACAGCCACTGAAGCGGTAGAGACCTTGGCTATCGAAAACGAGCCTTCGACAGCACAACAAGAGTCATCTACCAAAGAGGAAGCCGTTTCGGCAGCCACTTCTGCTGAAGCAGTGCCGGATGTACCAGCACCGGAAGAGACTGCGACATCATCTGCCACGGAAGCCGAGCCAGCTGATGAACAGCCCTCTGCTGTAGAAAAAGCTGCAGCAGCCGAGCAGTCTGCTTCAGTCGACACTGCCACTGAAGCGGAAAGCAACGAGCAGGCCGATAACAGCAGCGAGCGAAAGCGCTCCAGTCGTTCACGTGGACGTGACCGTCGTGGTCGTGGCAAGTCTCGTCAGGATAAGACTGCCGATGCAGAACAGACCCAGCCTGCGACTGATGCCGAAAACAGTTCAGCTGCAGAAATGGTTGAAGAATCAGTGCAGTCAGTACCTGACACCGCTGTCGAGCTGTTTGCCCAGAGCGAGGACGACACACCCAAGGTGGCTGTTGAGTCCCCCGCTACCGATCAGCACAGTGATCAGGAAGCCAACCGGAATGAGGCTGCAGAAATAGACCCGGCTACAGTGGAAACTCATGCGGTAAAAGCGGAGCTGCAGCCAGCTGAGTCTGAGTCTGAGTCTGAGTCTGAGTCTGAGTCTGAGTCTGAGTCTGAGTCTGAGTCTGAGTCTGAGTCTGAGTCTGATAATCAGCAGCCTGCTGCAACCGAAGAAAAAGCTGAAGCTGAAACTGAAGCCAATGAGACAAAGGCCGAGGCAGACGATACAGCGTCTACCAAGCCCGTGTCTCGCCGCCGTGCTCGTCGTGCGCCCAATGACCCACGCGAAGTGCGCCGTCGTCAGCAGGCAGACAATAAGGACGGTGACCTGTAA
- the rluC gene encoding 23S rRNA pseudouridine(955/2504/2580) synthase RluC: MTHTAENEQHQVRYLEVDVDQAGQRVDNFLRTALKGVPKSMIYRILRKGEIRVNKKRVKPDTRLASGDVVRIPPIRTAQRGEAAPVGQGLADHLEEAILYESDSLLIINKPAGLAVHGGSGVSLGLIEALRQVRPDCRFLELVHRLDRDTSGCIMVAKKRSMLRYLHEALRERKVRKIYHALVVGRWTARCNQVDAPLQRFELKSGERMVKVHPDGKASITSFKVLQRFGDLATLVEARPLTGRTHQIRVHTQFAGHPIVGDSKYTPDEDNSGFRQLGLRRLMLHAARLELTLPDGDKLQVDAPLDEATATSLQQLSVVHPQ; encoded by the coding sequence ATGACGCATACAGCAGAAAATGAGCAGCATCAGGTCCGTTATCTGGAAGTGGATGTGGATCAAGCCGGCCAGCGAGTCGATAACTTTTTGCGCACTGCATTAAAAGGTGTGCCCAAGAGTATGATTTACAGGATTCTTCGCAAGGGCGAGATCCGTGTTAACAAGAAACGAGTAAAGCCGGACACTCGGCTGGCATCGGGTGATGTAGTACGCATCCCGCCGATCAGAACAGCGCAGCGTGGCGAGGCCGCACCTGTCGGGCAAGGGCTGGCAGATCATCTGGAAGAGGCCATTCTGTACGAAAGTGACAGCCTGTTGATCATCAACAAGCCCGCCGGGCTTGCTGTTCATGGCGGCAGCGGCGTTAGCCTTGGCCTGATTGAAGCCTTGCGGCAGGTGCGGCCAGATTGCCGCTTCCTCGAGCTGGTGCATCGGCTCGACCGCGATACATCAGGCTGCATCATGGTTGCCAAGAAACGCAGTATGCTGCGATACCTTCATGAAGCATTGAGAGAGCGCAAGGTTCGCAAGATTTACCACGCGCTGGTGGTCGGCCGCTGGACGGCTCGCTGTAACCAGGTGGATGCCCCGCTACAGAGATTTGAACTCAAATCGGGGGAGCGCATGGTCAAAGTACACCCTGACGGCAAAGCATCCATTACGTCGTTTAAGGTGTTGCAGCGCTTTGGGGATCTTGCGACTCTGGTGGAGGCAAGACCTCTGACAGGACGCACTCATCAAATCAGGGTTCACACGCAATTTGCAGGGCATCCGATAGTTGGTGACAGCAAGTATACTCCCGACGAGGATAACAGCGGCTTTCGTCAGCTTGGATTGAGGCGCCTCATGCTGCATGCAGCCCGCCTTGAACTAACTCTGCCTGATGGTGACAAACTGCAGGTCGATGCGCCTCTGGACGAAGCGACAGCGACTTCGCTACAGCAACTCTCAGTTGTGCACCCGCAGTGA